From the genome of Pseudomonas sihuiensis:
GCGGCGATCATCTGGCCGAGGAACGGCGAGTCCGGGTGGGTGCACACGTACCAGTTACCCACCACGTAATCGATATCCGCCACCTGCTGCAGATCGAACACGTACATCGCCCGCCAGCTACCCGCCACCAACGCGCGCAAGGTGTAGGTGCCATCCACCAGCGTCAGGCGATAGGGCTCATGCGGCGTGGCCTGCTCGCCCTCGCTGTCGAGCAGCAAGGGGCCGGTCGGCACCATGCCGCCGAAGCCGACATCGGTGATGTAGCGCACGCCACCCAGGGTCACCAGCACCAGCATATGGGTACGTGCCGGCAGGGCATCCTCCGGCCCGCCCATGACCACGCGCCCGGTCAGCCCGCGCGCGTCGAAGCGCAGCGCCTGCAACAGCAGCAGGTACAGACGATTGAGTTCGAAGCAGTAGCCGCCACGGCCCTGGCGTAGCAACTTGTCCTGGATCGCGGCGGGTTCGACCTCAACCGGCACGCGCAGCATGCTCGCCAGGGTTTCGAAGGGGAACTCGGCGGTGTGCCGCGCCTGCAGCTCGCGCAGGGTGTCGAGGGTCGGTGGCGGCGCCGACGAGTAACCCAGGCGCTCGAGGTATGTGTGTAGATCCAGCATGAATGGCTCGGTCATCGTGCATCTCCCTTTTCTACCTGCCGGCTGTTTTACCAGAGGGCGTGGACAGACGATATGCAACGAGCGGCATGGCGTGCTCGAATCAGTGCTATCGGTTTGCGGTAGCCGGCACACACAAATCGACAGAAATGCGCCAATCTATCGCTCACCGCACGAGCTTGCCCGAGGACTCCATGATGCACCTGCGCCATTGCTGCACCCTTTCCCTGTTACTCGCCCTGGCCGGCTGCGGCGCCGGTGAGACGGCCGCTACGGCGACACTCCAGACTGAGCAGGCCAAACAGGCCCAGCAGCAGATGGAGCAGCTCAAGCAGCAGATCGACCAGGCCAATGCGGCGAACACTCAGCGCCTGCAGGAGGCCATCGATCAGGCGCAGTGAACGGCGTCTCCAGCGGAGCGCTGCTTGCAACGAGCAACGCGCCGCCTGACAACAAAAAGGCCGATCTATTGATCGGCCTTTTCGTGCAAAGCAGCAGCTCGCTCAGCCATTGCTGGGGAAGGCGAACTGCGCCGCTTCGTGGCTCTTGCGTGCCGGCCAGCGCTGGGTGATGGCCTTCTTGCGGGTGTAGAAGCGCACGCCATCCGGGCCGTAGGCGTGCAGGTCGCCGAACAGCGAGCGCTTCCAGCCGCCGAAGCTGTGGTAGGCCACCGGTACCGGCAGCGGCACGTTGACGCCGACCATGCCCACTTCGATCTCGTCGCAGAACAGGCGCGCCGCTTCTCCGTCACGGGTGAAGATGCAGGTGCCGTTGCCGTACTCGTGATCGTTGATCAGTTGCATTGCTTCTTCCAGGCTGCCGACGCGAACGATGCACAGCACCGGGCCGAAGATTTCGTCGGTGTAGATGGTCATGTCCGGGGTCACTCGGTCGAACAGGGTGCCGCCGACGAAGAAGCCGTTCTCGTTACCCGGCACCACCAGACCACGACCATCGACCACCAGCTTGGCGCCCTGCTCTACCCCGGCATCGATGTAGCCCTTGACCTTGTCACGCGCAGCAGCGGTGACCAGCGGGCCCATGTCCAGGCCGCAGGAGGTGCCGGCACCGATTTTCAGCGCCTGGATCTGCGGAACGATCTTGTCGACCAGCGCGTCAGCAATCTGGTCGCCCACGCACACGGCCACGGAGATGGCCATGCAGCGCTCGCCGCAGGAGCCGTAGGCCGCCCCCATCAGAGCGCTGACAGCGTTGTCCAGGTCGGCATCGGGCATCAGCACGGCGTGGTTCTTGGCGCCACCCAGAGCCTGCACGCGTTTGCCGCGCTTGGTGCCTTCGCTGTAGATGTATTCGGCGATGGGGGTCGAGCCAACGAAGCTCAGGGCCTTGACCTCGGGCGCTTCGATCAGCGCGTCGACCGCGTCCTTGTCACCGTTGACCACGTTAAGCACGCCCTTGGGCAGGCCGGCCTGGTTCAGCAGCTCGGCGATGAACAGGGTGGAGCTGGGGTCGCGCTCGGACGGCTTGAGGATGAAGCAGTTGCCGCAGACGATGGCCAGCGGGTACATCCACAGCGGCACCATGGCCGGGAAGTTGAACGGGGTAATGCCTGCCACGACACCAATGGGTTGCAGGTCGGTCCAGGCGTCGATGTTCGGGCCGACGTTGCGGCTGTATTCGCCCTTGAGAATTTCCGGGGCGGCGCAGGCGAACTCGACGTTCTCGATGCCGCGCTTGAGTTCACCGACGGCGTCCTCAATGGTCTTGCCGTGCTCGGCGCTGATCAGCGCGGCGATTTCGTTCTCGTTCTGCTCCAGCAGTTGCTTGAAGCGGAACATGATCTGCGCGCGCTTGGCCGGCGGGGTGTTGCGCCAGGCCGGGAAGGCGGCTTTGGCGGCATCGATGGCCAGTTGCATGGTGGCGCGATCAGCCAGGCCGACGGCGCTGGTGGAGTCGCCGGTGGACGGGTTGTATACCGGGGCACTGCGACCGTTGCCGGCAACGCGCTCGCCGTTGATCAGGTGAGGGATATGGCTCATGGGGAAGCTCCTAGACGTAATTATTGTGGGTAGGAGCCGGCTTGCCGGCGATCCGTTTTACAACATCGCCCGCAAGCGGGCTCCTACAGAAATGGGTGCGCTCGCTCTTAATCCAGCTTGTTCAGCACGTCGCCAACGGCATTGAAGACGCGGTCGAGGTCTTCCATCTTGGCGTTGAAGGTCGGCCCGAACTGCAGAGTGTCGCCACCGAAGCGTACGTAGAAACCCGCCTTCCACAGGGCCATACCGGCCTCGAACGGACGGATCACGGCGTCGCCATCACGCGGGGCGATCTGCAGGGCGCCAGCCAGGCCACAGTTGCGGATATCGACGATGTGCTTGGTGCCCTTCAGGCCATGCAGCGCGGCCTCGAACTTCGGCGCCAGCTCGGCGGACTGCTGGATCAGGTTCTCGCGCTTGAGCAGCTCCAGGGTGGCCAGGCCAGCGGCACAGGCGACCGGGTGTGCCGAGTAAGTGTAGCCATGGGTGAACTCGATCATGTGCTCCGGCGACGGCTGCTGCATGAAGGTGTTGTAGATCTCGCTGCTGGCGATCACCGCACCCAGCGGGATGGCGCCGTTGGTGATCTGCTTGGCGACGTTCATCAGGTCCGGGGTCACGCCGAAGAACTCCGCGCCGCTCCACTTGCCCATGCGGCCAAAGCCGGTGATCACTTCGTCGAAAATCAGCAGGATGTTGTGCTGCGTACAGATCTCGCGCAGGCGCTGCAGGTAGCCCACCGGCGGCACGATGGCACCGGCCGAGCCGGACATCGGCTCGACGATCACCGCAGCGATGTTGGAGGCATCGTGCAGTTCGATCAGCTTGAGCAGTTCGTTGGCCAGTTCCACGCCGCCGGTCTCGGCCATGCCCTTGGTGAAGGCCATGCCCGGTTGCAGGGTGTGCGGCAGGTGGTCGGCGTCCATCAGTTGGCCGTACATCTTGCGGTTACCACCGATGCCGCCGAGGGAGGTGCCGGCGATATTGACGCCGTGGTAGCCACGGGCGCGACCGATGAAGCGGGTCTTGGACGCCTGGCCCTTGAGGCGCCAGTAGGCCTTGGCCATTTTCACCGCGGTGTCGGCGCACTCGGAGCCGGAGCCGGTGAAGAACACATGGTTGAGCTCGCCCGGCATCAGATCAGCGACCTGCTCGGCCAGCTTGAACGACAGCGGATGGCCGTATTGGAAGCCCGGCGAATAGTCGAGGGTGCCGAGCTGCTTGGCCACGGCGTCCTGGATTTCCTTGCGCGAGTGGCCGGCGCCGCAGGTCCACAGGCCGGACAGGCTGTCGTAGATCTTGCGGCCCTGGTCGTCGGTCAGCCAGTTGCCCTCGGCCGCCACGATCAGGCGCGGGTCGCGCTGGAAGTTGCGGTTGGCGGAGAACGGCATCCAGTGCGCATCCAGCTTGAGCTGGCTGGCCAGGGACGGGGTTGCGGTCTGCGGCATGTTCATTGGAGGAGCCTCGCACTCGACGGTGTCGTGGGAGGGGCTTTAGCCGCGAAGATCGACAGCAATCGCGGCTGAAGCCACTCCTACAAGGGAATTGAATCAGTTGCCAGCAAAGGTGCCACGGGCATAGAGTCAGTAAAACAGCACTCTTCTTATCTTCAGTTCAAGGCTTACTAAACAAATGAGCAGCCGCCGCCCCGATCCGCTGGCCCAGGTCAGCGACTTTGAAATCCGCCTGCTCAAGCTGTTTCGCAGCGTGGTGGAATGCGGCGGTTTTTCCGCCGCGGAAAGCGCCCTAGGCATCGGCCGCTCGGCAATCAGCCAGCAAATGAGCGACCTCGAACAGCGCCTCGGCCTGCGCCTGTGCCAGCGTGGCCGCGCCGGCTTCGCCCTGACCGAGGAAGGCCGTGAGGTGTACCAGAGCACTCTGCAGCTGCTGGCGGCGCTGGAGAGCTTTCGCACCGAGGTCAACGGCCTGCACCAGCACCTGCGCGGCGAACTGAACATCGGCCTGACCGACAACCTGGTAACCATCCCGCACATGCGCATCACCAATGCCCTGGCGCGCCTCAAGGTGCAGGGGCCGGACGTGCGCATCCATATCCGCATGACGCCGCCGTCGGAAGTGGAACAGGGCGTGCTCGACGGTCGCCTGCATATCGGCGTGGTGCCGCAGGTCGGCGCCCTCTCCGGTCTGGAATACCAGGCGCTCTATGACGAGCGCTCGCTGCTCTACTGCGCGGTCGGCCACCCGCTGTTCTACGTCGATGATCTGCAGCTCGAGGACGAAAGACTCAACGCCCAGGAGGCCATCGCCCCAACCTTTCGCGTGCCGCCCGAGGTGCAGAGCCATTACCAGGCGCTCAATTGCACGGCCAGCGCCTCGGACCGTGAAGGCATGGCCTTTCTCATCCTCACAGGGCGCTATATCGGCTACCTGCCCGACCACTACGCCCAGGCCTGGGTGCAGCAGGGTCGCCTGCGCGCGCTCAAGGCGTCCACTCGCTACTACGACATCAACCTGGCAGCGGTGACGCGCAAGGGCCGCCGCGCGCACCTGGTGCTGGAGAGTTTTCTCGACGCCCTGGCCGAAGCCTGAGCCCGCACCATGGCCGCGCATGCCGAGCCAGCGCGGTGCATTGCGAACATGACAAGACCGCCGGATGCGAGCAGATCAGGTATCTGTACCCCATGAAAAGCATGCTGCTGCGCAGAACTCCAAAAAAACTGATCACATGGACAGCTTCTTGCATAAGGGCGAGCGCCCTCTGCTGCGAGAACTCGCCATGACCACCGAATCACCGACATCGTCCGAACTGCTCTACGGCCTGGACGACCGCCCTGCGCCGCTGCCGGCCTTCTTCG
Proteins encoded in this window:
- a CDS encoding arylamine N-acetyltransferase family protein gives rise to the protein MTEPFMLDLHTYLERLGYSSAPPPTLDTLRELQARHTAEFPFETLASMLRVPVEVEPAAIQDKLLRQGRGGYCFELNRLYLLLLQALRFDARGLTGRVVMGGPEDALPARTHMLVLVTLGGVRYITDVGFGGMVPTGPLLLDSEGEQATPHEPYRLTLVDGTYTLRALVAGSWRAMYVFDLQQVADIDYVVGNWYVCTHPDSPFLGQMIAARTGPGLRKTLNNGSFAIHRLGQASERVQLQSVDEVLRVLREEFGIQVPEHPERREIIERLIAGA
- a CDS encoding aspartate aminotransferase family protein, whose protein sequence is MNMPQTATPSLASQLKLDAHWMPFSANRNFQRDPRLIVAAEGNWLTDDQGRKIYDSLSGLWTCGAGHSRKEIQDAVAKQLGTLDYSPGFQYGHPLSFKLAEQVADLMPGELNHVFFTGSGSECADTAVKMAKAYWRLKGQASKTRFIGRARGYHGVNIAGTSLGGIGGNRKMYGQLMDADHLPHTLQPGMAFTKGMAETGGVELANELLKLIELHDASNIAAVIVEPMSGSAGAIVPPVGYLQRLREICTQHNILLIFDEVITGFGRMGKWSGAEFFGVTPDLMNVAKQITNGAIPLGAVIASSEIYNTFMQQPSPEHMIEFTHGYTYSAHPVACAAGLATLELLKRENLIQQSAELAPKFEAALHGLKGTKHIVDIRNCGLAGALQIAPRDGDAVIRPFEAGMALWKAGFYVRFGGDTLQFGPTFNAKMEDLDRVFNAVGDVLNKLD
- a CDS encoding CoA-acylating methylmalonate-semialdehyde dehydrogenase, translated to MSHIPHLINGERVAGNGRSAPVYNPSTGDSTSAVGLADRATMQLAIDAAKAAFPAWRNTPPAKRAQIMFRFKQLLEQNENEIAALISAEHGKTIEDAVGELKRGIENVEFACAAPEILKGEYSRNVGPNIDAWTDLQPIGVVAGITPFNFPAMVPLWMYPLAIVCGNCFILKPSERDPSSTLFIAELLNQAGLPKGVLNVVNGDKDAVDALIEAPEVKALSFVGSTPIAEYIYSEGTKRGKRVQALGGAKNHAVLMPDADLDNAVSALMGAAYGSCGERCMAISVAVCVGDQIADALVDKIVPQIQALKIGAGTSCGLDMGPLVTAAARDKVKGYIDAGVEQGAKLVVDGRGLVVPGNENGFFVGGTLFDRVTPDMTIYTDEIFGPVLCIVRVGSLEEAMQLINDHEYGNGTCIFTRDGEAARLFCDEIEVGMVGVNVPLPVPVAYHSFGGWKRSLFGDLHAYGPDGVRFYTRKKAITQRWPARKSHEAAQFAFPSNG
- a CDS encoding LysR family transcriptional regulator; translation: MSSRRPDPLAQVSDFEIRLLKLFRSVVECGGFSAAESALGIGRSAISQQMSDLEQRLGLRLCQRGRAGFALTEEGREVYQSTLQLLAALESFRTEVNGLHQHLRGELNIGLTDNLVTIPHMRITNALARLKVQGPDVRIHIRMTPPSEVEQGVLDGRLHIGVVPQVGALSGLEYQALYDERSLLYCAVGHPLFYVDDLQLEDERLNAQEAIAPTFRVPPEVQSHYQALNCTASASDREGMAFLILTGRYIGYLPDHYAQAWVQQGRLRALKASTRYYDINLAAVTRKGRRAHLVLESFLDALAEA